From Triticum urartu cultivar G1812 chromosome 2, Tu2.1, whole genome shotgun sequence, a single genomic window includes:
- the LOC125540061 gene encoding mediator of RNA polymerase II transcription subunit 13-like isoform X1, protein MWTNIFKIGELQTVSWFQFLPVEPEYNATSDRSSKAEQKDALNSTVLSAYLRLQSEGLLSTWTNSFVGPWDPSQGEHNPDEKIKLWLFLSGRHSSVPEMTQPAVAKLRVVSSDLWVAPGNSEEVAAALCQALRNSLERALRGLSYARFGDVFTKYNPPTRNQNSFRRAQPTVEFVFAATEEAIFVHVIISARYMRNLSSDDIEKVLTHTPRSVGEGLPVIVAPSGMLGRLVGCCPSDLARQVYSSKLSAPNLPGFTQPTICQLRGQSYYVEVALGFPPASTDKISESENNQIKKEFDSVKDLHLGDDGQQKLESADGLPVLERTFIYPPEAVMVPMVHQAFVRFSSKRMWSQDWMGSSSWEAWPFWNFSPSSYFRNSSSFFGSSRGLGVNSNFLRLRRQRNNNSNGMTSSISSVSSTSNGSEHAVAAKGGDLLADADSTACHQSDLPLNNDIAGSKMVSKRSRSEITEDSSHAGKEVSENMQGTNGQGGCSWGWGEEGVVMDINILLLEFGDFSDFFQEDELDFGEPPGTAESHALVSPASEFGDMPFIDSPSVAMDIPEQRLSPVGFTSMEAFNHQTMSPIQDVASKVQEPLKEIASPAGSQSLVLSSSRSDFLTRAEATLTFAPEYAAVEISSCETPATLFTNPYLPGSKKRGSCGFSSRVYSYDVTQSSKVESAGDKSEKSDKLTPANLSRDVGRSSLYTLVQGRKNESEKSLNSADEQSCKGETSRPVSGETSFSSSLTIQKKSDSMLNVGYFLLSMKTALATEIECITFQAAMCRIRHTLVSLRTKASAELKSALSSAMQTESSSNSGLVPKYEMKRKESIPARLSSDVDHDMYDRSQLESVGVWRSVVVPKGAKPLDSLSTKTFTGISPSVQRQPIVKLLSAMALLVQQSTSFVDIALDMDDGDGSFFWLSLDEQRRRGFSCDPSMVHAGCGGLLGTCHSKDCAGVDLVDPLSAEVSESSMIGLLQSDIKSALKTAFANMDGPLSVIDWCRGRSNIAESAVMGDAYSFHYSTGDIRDTSNSIPIGGDAMSPPQSSNDRGTSEEHHKGYHRVRPTIAVLPSPSLLVGYQDDWLKTSANCLKLWEKAPLEPYASAKPVTYYALCPDIDMLTSAATDFFMQLGTIYEVCKLGTHSPQHSGGQIEQSPGKYLPSGLVLVECPDQLKTRGSHSVSISSVTEYFQALSKSWSVKSFVSSLARIIKDIKLTLNISTNQKESSNIPCTVVYVVCPFPEPSAVLQTLVESSVAIGSILSSERERKSFLYTQVAKALDSSASADEASASNVVMLSGFSIPKLVLQIVTVETLLRLHKPNELAAFKDIAFTVYNKARRIPRFVSTSDMFQSPTYMSRPQSTMMHTASPGPTLWKECLVPRMSGQTLSRETEFDASMRSVSWDNSWQPGRAVGLPDPSKIPELCAQDDRKYAFEPLFILAEPGTADYSDIMESSRFGADASSSRAYSSISGGTDSGASPPLEGSENDSGTSLHCCYGWTEDWRWLVCIWTDSRGELLDSLIFPFGGISSRQDTKVLQSLFIQILQQGCQIMSSSPEASNTRSRDVIITRIGGFLELEIQEWQKAIYSFGGNEVKKWPVQLRRSIPDGIPPNSNGPTLQQQDMGLIQDRNMPSSPSTLYSPHSKSSFTKGQSGNKKQILVEQSGMDSSRGSLHLVRSISLVAVSQDSSLHLACQADLIATRPTSGEGNQSSTGSSSYLDGFAPVKSIGSMSASYLLVPSPSMRYLSPATLQLPTCLTSESPPLAHLLHSKGTATPLAMGYVVSKAVPPVRKNAAQLTKEDRHSVLSVSIVDYYGGSTPTVQEKMSRGVGGSTMSKQARNITHETSARDYEMDMHNVLEAVAAELHALSWMTVSPVYTERRSALPFHCDMVLRLRRLLHYADRHLSQLTEKGEM, encoded by the exons ATGTGGACCAACATTTTCAAAATT GGGGAGCTTCAGACTGTATCATGGTTTCAGTTTCTTCCTGTTGAACCAGAGTACAATGCTACTTCTGATAGAAG TTCAAAAGCCGAGCAGAAAGATGCTCTTAATAGCACTGTGCTGTCAGCGTATCTTCGCTTACAGAGTGAAGGTCTCCTAAGTACTTGGACAAATTCCTTTGTTGGCCCTTGGGATCCTTCTCAAGGAGAGCATAACCCTG ATGAGAAGATCAAGCTCTGGTTGTTTCTTTCTGGCCGCCACTCATCAGTACCTGAAATGACCCAGCCCGCTGTAGCTAAATTAAGAG TTGTTTCAAGTGATTTATGGGTGGCTCCAGGCAACTCGGAAGAGGTTGCAGCTGCACTATGTCAGGCATTAAGAAATTCTTTGGAGAG AGCACTAAGAGGGCTTTCCTATGCAAGATTTGGTGATGTATTTACAAAATACAACCCCCCTACAAGAAATCAAAACAGCTTTAG GAGAGCACAACCTACAGTGGAATTTGTCTTTGCGGCCACTGAGGAAGCAATCTTTGTGCATGTTATTATATCTGCAAG ATATATGCGAAACCTTTCTAGTGATGATATAGAGAAAGTTCTCACACACACACCCCGTTCTGTTGGTGAAGGTCTTCCAG TTATTGTTGCTCCTAGCGGAATGCTGGGTAGGCTTGTCGGCTGTTGCCCAAGTGACCTCGCAAGACAAGTATATTCAAG CAAATTATCGGCACCTAATCTACCAGGTTTTACTCAACCCACCATCTGCCAGCTGAGAGGTCAAAGTTACTATGTTGAAGTTGCCCTTGGCTTTCCACCTGCCTCAACTGACAAAATTTCTGAATCGGAAAATAATCAGATTAAGAAAGAATTTGATTCAGTGAAGGACCTTCATTTAGGTGATGATGGGCAGCAAAAGTTAGAATCTGCTGATGGCCTTCCAGTTCTTGAAAGGACATTTATTTACCCACCTGAAGCTGTTATGGTACCTATGGTCCATCAGGCATTTGTTCGCTTTTCTAGTAAAAG GATGTGGTCACAGGACTGGATGGGTAGTTCATCATGGGAGGCTTGGCCATTTTGGAATTTCTCTCCGTCTTCTTACTTCCGGAACAG CAGCTCTTTCTTTGGATCTTCACGCGGACTTGGTGTGAACTCTAATTTTCTAAGACTAAGAAGACAAAGGAATAACAACTCCAACGGCATGACTAGTAGTATCAGTAGTGTCAGTAGCACTTCTAATGGAAGTGAGCATGCAGTTGCTGCTAAAGGTGGCGATCTTTTGGCAGATGCTGACTCTACAGCATGCCATCAGTCTGATCTGCCATTGAACAATGACATTGCTGGTAGCAAGATG GTATCCAAGCGCTCTCGTTCTGAAATAACAGAAGATTCTTCTCATGCTGGCAAAGAAGTTAGCGAAAACATGCAAGGCACAAATGGTCAGGGGGGATGTTCTTGGGGCTGGGGTGAAGAGGGGGTTGTGATGGACATCAATATACTTCTCTTGGAGTTTGGAGATTTTAGTGACTTCTTTCAAGAGGATGAGTTAGATTTTGGTGAG CCTCCAGGTACTGCTGAATCACATGCTTTAGTAAGCCCTGCTTCGGAATTTGGAGACATGCCATTCATAGATAGTCCATCCGTAGCTATGGATATACCTGAACAAAGACTTTCTCCTGTTGGTTTCACATCTATGGAGGCATTTAACCACCAGACGATGTCACCTATTCAGGATGTTGCTTCTAAAGTTCAGGAGCCTCTCAAAGAAATTGCATCACCTGCAGGGTCCCAGTCCTTAGTATTATCATCTAGTAGATCTGATTTTCTCACCAGAGCTGAAGCTACACTCACATTTGCACCAGAATATGCAGCTGTTGAAATTTCCAGTTGCGAGACGCCGGCAACACTGTTTACAAATCCCTACTTGCCCGGATCGAAAAAAAGAGGGAGTTGCGGTTTTAGCTCAAGAGTTTATTCGTATGATGTCACACAAAGTTCTAAAGTTGAGTCTGCAGGAGACAAGTCTGAGAAGTCTGATAAACTAACACCAGCTAATCTTTCACGTGATGTTGGTCGATCAAGCTTATACACACTTGTGCAAGGTAGGAAAAATGAGAGTGAAAAGAGCTTAAACAGTGCAGACGAACAATCATGCAAGGGAGAAACATCAAGACCTGTTTCTGGTGAAACTTCATTTAGCTCTTCTCTGACTATACAAAAGAAGAGTGATAGCATGCTTAATGTTGGGTATTTCCTCCTATCTATGAAGACCGCACTTGCAACTGAAATTGAATGCATCACATTTCAGGCTGCCATGTGCAGAATAAGGCATACACTAGTGTCTCTGCGAACCAAAGCATCTGCTGAGTTAAAAAGTGCCTTGTCCAGTGCTATGCAGACAGAGAGCAGTAGTAACTCGGGTCTTGTTCCCAAATATGAGATGAAAAGGAAAGAAAGTATACCAGCTAGGCTGTCTAGTGATGTTGACCATGACATGTATGATAGGTCCCAATTAGAAAGCGTGGGAGTTTGGAGGTCTGTTGTGGTACCTAAAGGGGCAAAGCCCCTTGATTCTTTGTCCACTAAAACATTTACTGGCATAAGCCCATCTGTACAAAGGCAACCTATTGTGAAACTTCTCAGTGCCATGGCTCTGCTAGTTCAGCAATCTACTTCATTTGTTGATATCGCACTTGATATGGATGATGGAGATGGTTCTTTTTTCTGGCTTTCCTTGGATGAGCAGAGGAGACGTGGATTTTCTTGTGATCCTTCTATGGTTCATGCTGGCTGTGGTGGACTATTAGGAACATGTCATTCCAAGGACTGCGCTGGTGTTGATTTAGTTGATCCACTTTCCGCAGAG GTTTCAGAATCATCCATGATTGGCTTGTTGCAATCGGATATAAAATCAGCTCTTAAAACTGCGTTTGCAAACATGGATGGTCCATTATCAGTAATTGATTGGTGCAGGGGTCGAAGTAATATAGCAGAATCTGCTGTGATGGGAGATGCATACTCTTTCCATTATAGTACTGGTGATATTCGAGATACTTCAAATTCTATACCCATTGGTGGAGATGCAATGAGCCCACCCCAATCTAGCAATGATCGAG GCACTTCAGAAGAGCATCATAAGGGATATCACCGTGTCAGACCAACCATCGCTGTCCTCCCTTCGCCATCTCTTCTTGTTGG TTACCAGGATGATTGGTTAAAGACCTCTGCTAATTGCCTCAAATTGTGGGAGAAGGCTCCTTTGGAACCTTATGCTTCGGCCAAGCCT GTTACTTACTACGCGCTGTGCCCCGATATTGATATGCTTACTTCTGCAGCCACTGATTTCTTCATGCAGCTTGGAACAA TTTATGAAGTTTGCAAACTGGGTACTCATTCGCCACAACACAGTGGGGGGCAAATAGAACAATCTCCTGGAAAATATCTGCCTTCAGGACTTGTTCTCGTTGAGTGTCCTGATCAATTGAAGACTAGGGGCAGCCACTCAGTTTCTATCAGTTCAGTAACTGAATACTTTCAAGCTCTTTCAAAAAGTTGGAGTGTGAAAAGCTTTGTATCATCTCTGGCAAGGATAATTAAGGATATAAAGCTTACCTTAAACATTTCAACAAATCAGAAAGAGAGCAGTAACATACCTTGCACT GTAGTTTATGTGGTCTGCCCATTTCCTGAACCATCTGCAGTCCTACAGACACTGGTAGAAAGTTCTGTTGCCATTGGGTCTATCTTATCGTCAGAGAGAGAAAGGAAATCATTCCTGTATACTCAGGTTGCCAAAGCTCTAGACAGCAGTGCTTCTGCCGATGAAGCATCAGCATCCAATGTTGTAATGCTCTCTGGGTTCAGTATACCGAAGCTTGTCTTGCAGATTGTTACTGTTGAAACTTTATTGAGACTCCATAAACCAAATGAGCTTGCTGCTTTCAAGGACATAGCTTTCACTGTGTATAACAAGGCTCGACGGATCCCACGGTTTGTTTCCACGAGTGACATGTTCCAGTCACCTACTTATATGAGTAGGCCTCAGTCGACGATGATGCACACTGCATCTCCTGGTCCCACCCTTTGGAAAGAGTGTCTAGTTCCTCGGATGTCTGGACAAACTCTCTCTAGAGAAACAGAGTTTGATGCATCCATGAGGTCAGTATCATGGGACAACTCATGGCAACCTGGCCGTGCTGTAGGATTGCCTGATCCAAGCAAAATCCCAGAATTATGTGCTCAGGATGACAGGAAGTATGCCTTTGAGCCGCTTTTCATTCTGGCAGAGCCTGGGACTGCTGACTACAGTGATATAATGGAATCTTCaagatttggagctgatgcaagTAGCAGCAGGGCTTACAGCTCAATTTCAGGTGGCACTGATAGTGGAGCAAGCCCGCCACTTGAAGGGTCTGAGAATGACAGCGGTACAAGTCTTCATTGCTGTTATGGCTGGACCGAGGACTGGCGATGGTTAGTATGCATCTGGACAGATTCTAGAGGAGAGTTATTAGACAGCTTAATATTTCCTTTTGGTGGTATTAGTAGCCGCCAAGACACTAAAGTTCTCCAGAGCCTATTCATTCAAATTCTGCAGCAGGGTTGTCAAATAATGTCGTCTTCACCAGAAGCTAGCAATACGAGATCAAGAGATGTAATAATAACCCGTATTGGAGGTTTCCTTGAACTTGAAATCCAGG AATGGCAAAAGGCAATATACTCTTTTGGTGGTAACGAGGTAAAGAAGTGGCCTGTGCAGCTACGACGATCTATACCTGATGGTATTCCGCCAAATTCTAATGGACCAACACTCCAGCAACAAGATATGGGCTTAATCCAGGACAGAAACATGCCTTCCTCACCTAGTACGTTATACAGCCCTCATTCAAAATCTAGCTTCACAAAAGGTCAGTCAGGCAACAAAAAGCAGATCCTAGTGGAACAAAGTGGAATGGACAGTTCAAGGGGTTCATTGCACTTGGTTCGTAGCATCAGTTTAGTTGCAGTTTCGCAAGATAGCTCATTGCATCTGGCATGCCAAGCGGATCTGATTGCGACCAGACCTACTTCTG GTGAAGGGAATCAAAGCAGCACTGGGTCTTCTAGTTACTTAGATGGGTTTGCCCCAGTCAAGTCCATCGGGTCAATGTCTGCATCGTATCTTCTGGTTCCGTCACCAAGTATGCGGTATCTTTCCCCTGCGACATTACAGCTTCCAACATGCCTTACATCAGAATCCCCACCACTTGCCCACCTATTGCACAGCAAAGGGACAGCAACTCCCTTGGCAATGGGTTATGTTGTCTCCAAAGCTGTCCCACCAGTAAGAAAGAATGCCGCCCAACTCACCAAGGAGGACAGGCACTCTGTTCTCTCTGTTAGCATTGTCGATTACTACGGAGGCAGCACCCCCACTGTCCAAGAGAAGATGAGCAGAGGGGTTGGCGGCAGCACCATGAGCAAGCAGGCAAGGAACATCACCCATGAAACATCAGCCCGTGATTACGAAATGGACATGCACAATGTGTTGGAAGCGGTGGCTGCTGAGCTCCACGCCCTTTCGTGGATGACAGTAAGCCCTGTCTACACGGAAAGGCGCAGTGCTCTTCCCTTCCACTGTGATATGGTTCTGAGGTTGAGGAGACTTCTCCACTACGCGGATCGACATCTCTCTCAGCTAACAGAGAAGGGAGAGATGTAG